Genomic window (Zingiber officinale cultivar Zhangliang chromosome 2B, Zo_v1.1, whole genome shotgun sequence):
TAGAGATGAGCACGCGGAATGTCTCGGCATCACGAGGTATACCAGAAGCTTCCATCTCTAAGAGGATCTTCTCAGCTTCATGCTGCAGACGAAGTGGATCCTTTTTCCGGCAGAGCCGGCAAACACAATCCAAGATGGCATTATACGCAGGGGTTCCAAGATCAAATCCTCCCCGAATGATCTCACCCATCAGCCGACGGGCCTCCTCGAGCTTGCCAGCGTTGCACCAGCCCCGGATCAGAGCGTTACAAATCCCTTCATCGGGGAAGACCTCGGTCGCATACTGCTTCGCCGCACCCTCAGCATGGCCAGGGAATCCGTGTTCAACGAGGGCGGAGACCAGGGACGAGAGAGCGGCTGCGTCCCTTTGGATGCCAAGTTCGGTAGGCGCAGCATCAAAGAAGCGGAGGGCCTGGGTGTGACGACCGGCGCGGGCGAGGCGTTCGAGGGAGGCCCGGAAGGCAAGGGGCCCGACGGTGCGTCGGAACTCGGAAAGTAGGCTGTCGATGGCCTTGAAGTCCTTGCGCCGGCCGAGGAAGTGAACGACTAGGGAGAGGGACGCGTCGGATGGGGTGAAGGAGCGGTAGCGGACGATCCAGCGGTAGAGGTCGATGACGGATCGACCAGCCtcatgggagagattgaggatcTCAGCGAGTAACGAGGTGTTGAAGCGAACGTCTGAGAAATGGAGGGAGAAGTAGCTGGGGAGGTCGAGGGAAGGGACGGAGGAAGAGGAATCGGCGGAGGAGATCTTGACTAGCTCGGCGGAGATGGACTGAGCAAGGTCGGAGGGGGAAGCGGATGAAGAGGCAAAGGGTCGGAAAATGGAGGAGGGGAAGACGGGAGGAAGAATCTGACAGTGGAGAAGCGGTTGAGGAGGGGAGGAAGGGAAGGCGGAGGATTGACGAACCAGGCGGCGGAGGAAGTGGTGGAGGGGCGGTTGTCGCCACATTTGGTTCGCGTCTGTAGTGATGCAAACTGCAGAACGGACGGCGGCGAGGTAAGCGTAGGGGTTTTAGGGCGCGGCGCGGAAGAAGATATCATTCAATTCCGTCCTTAATCATATAAAGAATCTCAACTTGACCCTCAGAAATCTAGACTGTCAGTAATATACAAAACTAATAATTTTTCTTATTGGGGATTTATCATCAATGGTTGTTGTTTCCTTTAACAAATTGTCAAACTCtaattgtttttattattttataaaagaagtttagtttaattatttaatttgtttacatgaataaaaatgatttaattatttatatttttcttttccatcttattCAAAGTAGtgaatatatattattattatttatataaaaaaaatatagttctctttaatcCTACATCTTAGAATTTATAacatcaaagaagcttctataaatattttaggccgacaatgttaaaaaatatacttttcttaatttttttaaaaaagataagtataatattaaattaaattaatttttttcataggaaAGTCGTAACGATGACACtcaaaaatccaaacaattcgaattttcaaaaatccaaataatccaaatttttaaaagttaGGTACTTTACCCTAATTAACAAATTGTCAAACTCtaattgtttttattattttataaaagaagtttagtttaattatttaatttgtttacatgaataaaaatgatttaattatttatatttcttttttccaTTTTATTCAAAGTAGtgaatatatattattattatttatataaaaaaatatagttctctttataATGAtgacactcgaaaatccaaacaatttaaatttttaaagatccaaataattcaaatttttaaaagtaggtactttaccctaatgactctattttaatattttaatattaaaatattttaattaatataattttattataaaagatcaatgtgattgtaatttcaatatattatattacacacgcttCTATATATttagaggttttttttttttttttagtaaatcagcttatattaaatatttatatacaACAATTTTTCCTCCTCTCcatattttttatccaattatactttcactttgctgaaaaatattttatcaaaataagaaAAGACTAATAAAATTACACATAAAAttctataattaatatataattttcattataaaaataatttcccACTCAATTCCATAACCACATCATGGCTTCTTTTCTTCACTATTGTTTAATAACTATATTTAAgcttaaatgaaatataaaaccACAATCCATCCCATAGGAATAGATTTCTCGTTAGTCAAAGGGTAGAAAACAGCAGAGTGACCATTAAACTTCAACAGGAGCATTGTCAACATGAAACTATATAATAATACACGACCAAGTCTTTTACCAATAACGCAGAATGTAAGCAGAGAAGACAAATTGCTATTCCACTTTTCCTCACTTGCTGCCGCCATCGCCAAAGAGGAAGCCCAGGGAAGAGCCTCCGCCCGGAGCAGCTTGCACCTTCGTCGATGGGCGATCCTGGATGGTGAAGAATTCAGAATCAGCTCCAGAATGTCAATATCGAGTAGAATATGTACATGGTCCAGTGCATTACCACCACCAAGAAACTGAATACTATTAAGCATAAACTGAATACTAAACCATGAATATTAGATGATGAAATTGCCCATTAAAAAAGTAAATTGAAGTTGCATCGCCAAGAAATTGCTGGCGTGGCTTCTGTCCCCTATTGGAAACCAAAGGTTTACAAAGCATATGTAGGAAAACATATGAAGAGCTATGTTGACTATATATATAACGATCAACAAAATGCAAACTATAATTTAAGTATTTCGGAACAGAACATATAACaatgaaaatatatttattttcagatTATAGAATAATTATCCCTTTTTCATTAGGTGGCTTCTACTTATTTGAAACAAACTGATATTAACTGGAATGGCTATGTCATCTGATAAAAGTAAAACATTCTTATTTCAGCAAGTAAAAAGCAAACTAAAAACCATATGCAACCCTGCATATGTATTTGCACCCAAGGCATATGGCATACTCTGAAATGATATGCATATATCTAGAGACACACACGAAATCATTGTTTAAACAATGCATGAAGCATAAGGGGTATCCCTCAAAATTAATCCTCAATATTAGTGTTGTAGTGTAATATGCTACAATTTGTCCTGCTTAATCTGTAATCTATGATCCTAGGTTTGGACAGACCGCAATCAAATAAAGTTTAGAGCTTTAAATTTTAACAATAATCTAAGGTTTTGCAACAAGTGCAACCATCGAGTCTTGCACATTTTCTACCAGAAGGAAATTGAGGGAGGTGGAGGGGAGATTGGAAAGGGAAGGGGGAGGTAAAGGAAAAAGTTAGAATTGTTTACATGAGGCTGAAAAGGATCTCGAGTTCATGCAGGGGCATATCCACAAGTAATCTCAAAAATTTAAAGTCAAACTCATTTGTTGGGATTCAGACTTCCATAGTGTGTTCATTTGAATGTATACAGTAGAAAGGGCCCTCTGTACCTTGAATTACTTCCCACTCTCTAGTAACATCGTTATGTAGCACCAAAGTAACCATAGCCTAAGTTCATGAAGTCTGTGCTTATTTTATTGTTCATTAATTTAATATGCACTTAAGTTCATCTCACACTTGTACTATGTGCATCAACTAGCTAATTAATATTGACCACAATAAGGCTACCTGCATCTCTACTATGTGCATCAACTAGCTAATTAATATTGACCACAATAAGGCTACCTGCATCTCATTGATATGAACCGCAAAATTAACAACCTTCTCCAAGTACCTTCTTGCA
Coding sequences:
- the LOC122045124 gene encoding pentatricopeptide repeat-containing protein PNM1, mitochondrial-like encodes the protein MWRQPPLHHFLRRLVRQSSAFPSSPPQPLLHCQILPPVFPSSIFRPFASSSASPSDLAQSISAELVKISSADSSSSVPSLDLPSYFSLHFSDVRFNTSLLAEILNLSHEAGRSVIDLYRWIVRYRSFTPSDASLSLVVHFLGRRKDFKAIDSLLSEFRRTVGPLAFRASLERLARAGRHTQALRFFDAAPTELGIQRDAAALSSLVSALVEHGFPGHAEGAAKQYATEVFPDEGICNALIRGWCNAGKLEEARRLMGEIIRGGFDLGTPAYNAILDCVCRLCRKKDPLRLQHEAEKILLEMEASGIPRDAETFRVLISNLCKIRMTEDAMKTFRRMSEWGCSPDAETYLALIRSLYQAARVSEGDEMVGWMRSAGFGDQLDRKAYYGFVKILCGIERVEHAMKVFRMMKGYGHAPGVKSYSLLIEKLATHNQGDRANALFKEAVARRVPVTPKVYKIDKSYVKVKEKKKVKKRLTFSEKMAKKRRRLERLRLSFVKKPRKNRMAI